One Dehalococcoidia bacterium genomic window carries:
- the ilvB gene encoding biosynthetic-type acetolactate synthase large subunit, with amino-acid sequence MKLTGAQIVMECLQREGVEVVFGYPGGANLPMYDTLKDYPNIRHVLVRHEQAAAHAADAYARVTGKAGVAWATSGPGATNLVTGIANAWMDSVPLVCITGSVVTWLIGRDGFQEADITGITIPITKHNTLVLNVEDIAPAIREAFYIATTGRPGPVLVDIPRDIQQQVCEFIYPETVELRGYQPVTKGNARQVKRAAQLIAEAQRPLILAGHGVNIARAHEELREFAEKTQIPVITTLLGLGGFPGTHELFMGMPGMHGMYWNNIAIGEADLIIGIGMRFDDRVTGKLTEFAPNAKIIHVDIDPAEIGKNVPTAVPIVGDVKEVLGQLNREVSPARHDEWIGWFRRMQKEHPSILIPEVDKLLPQYVIKSIYDASGADAYYVTGVGQHQMWAAQYFWVDKPNGFITSGGLGTMGFEVPAAMGVQFAAPKETVWSICGDGGFQMTSQELATIVEYELPVKFAIINNGYLGMVRQWQEMFYKNNLSAVRMYQPDFVKLAEAYGMTALRVTDKAQVRGAIDAALNHPGPVLIDFQVEEYENTYPMVPPATALKDTVDSPYTYEDIRPRERERAGSR; translated from the coding sequence ATGAAGCTCACTGGCGCGCAAATAGTCATGGAATGCCTCCAGCGCGAGGGCGTGGAGGTCGTCTTCGGCTATCCGGGCGGGGCCAACCTGCCCATGTACGACACCCTCAAGGACTATCCCAACATCCGCCACGTCCTCGTCCGGCACGAGCAGGCAGCGGCCCACGCCGCTGACGCTTACGCTCGCGTCACGGGCAAGGCCGGAGTCGCCTGGGCGACCTCAGGCCCCGGCGCCACGAACCTGGTGACCGGGATCGCTAACGCCTGGATGGACTCGGTGCCCCTGGTCTGCATTACCGGCTCCGTCGTCACCTGGCTCATCGGCCGGGACGGCTTCCAGGAGGCCGACATCACAGGGATCACCATCCCCATCACCAAGCACAACACTCTCGTCCTCAATGTGGAGGACATCGCCCCGGCGATCCGTGAGGCCTTCTATATCGCCACGACAGGCCGCCCCGGTCCGGTGCTCGTCGACATCCCGCGCGACATCCAGCAACAGGTGTGCGAGTTCATCTACCCGGAGACGGTGGAATTGCGCGGCTACCAGCCCGTGACGAAGGGTAACGCCCGCCAGGTGAAGCGCGCTGCCCAGCTCATCGCGGAGGCGCAGCGGCCGCTGATCCTGGCCGGCCACGGCGTCAACATCGCCCGCGCCCACGAAGAGCTGCGCGAGTTCGCCGAAAAGACGCAGATACCGGTGATCACCACTCTTCTCGGGCTCGGCGGCTTCCCCGGGACGCACGAGCTCTTCATGGGCATGCCGGGCATGCACGGCATGTACTGGAACAACATCGCCATCGGCGAAGCAGACCTCATTATCGGCATCGGCATGCGCTTCGACGACCGGGTCACGGGCAAGCTCACCGAGTTCGCACCGAACGCGAAGATCATCCACGTGGACATCGACCCGGCCGAGATCGGCAAGAACGTCCCCACCGCCGTGCCCATCGTCGGCGACGTAAAGGAGGTGCTGGGCCAGCTCAACCGTGAGGTCTCCCCCGCCCGCCACGACGAGTGGATCGGTTGGTTCCGCCGCATGCAGAAGGAGCACCCTTCGATCCTGATCCCGGAGGTCGACAAGCTCCTCCCCCAGTACGTGATCAAGTCCATCTACGACGCATCCGGGGCCGACGCCTACTACGTCACCGGCGTGGGACAACACCAGATGTGGGCGGCGCAGTACTTCTGGGTGGACAAGCCCAACGGCTTCATCACCTCCGGCGGGCTCGGGACCATGGGCTTCGAGGTGCCCGCGGCCATGGGCGTTCAGTTCGCCGCGCCGAAGGAGACTGTGTGGTCGATCTGCGGCGATGGCGGGTTCCAGATGACCTCTCAGGAGCTCGCGACAATCGTCGAGTACGAACTGCCGGTGAAGTTCGCGATCATCAACAACGGCTACCTGGGAATGGTGCGTCAGTGGCAGGAGATGTTCTACAAGAACAACCTCTCCGCGGTGCGCATGTACCAGCCGGACTTCGTCAAGCTGGCGGAGGCTTACGGCATGACGGCACTGCGAGTGACTGACAAAGCGCAGGTCCGGGGCGCCATCGACGCGGCGCTCAACCACCCCGGCCCGGTGCTGATCGACTTCCAGGTCGAAGAGTACGAAAACACCTACCCGATGGTGCCGCCGGCGACCGCGCTCAAGGACACGGTGGATTCACCCTACACCTACGAGGACATCCGGCCGCGAGAGCGCGAGCGGGCGGGCTCGCGATAG
- a CDS encoding 2-isopropylmalate synthase has product MDKVLIFDTSLRDGEQSPGVAFNVRDKLEIAQQLERLGVDIIEAGFPASSPGDMEAVKEVAKVIKTSRLAGLARAVKNDVDACWEAIKDAKYPRIHVFLSSSDIHLMHQLVKDRETVLEMARTMVARAKGYTEDVEFSPMDSTRSEREYVYRMLEQCIDAGATTVNIPDTVGYTTPEEFKEFIEGILANVKNIHRATISVHCHNDLGLAVANSLAAVKAGARQVETCMNGIGERAGNAALEEVVMAIKTRADFFNVETNVNTRELYRTSRLVSDLTGMVVQPNKAIVGANAFRHQSGIHQDGILKMRETYEIMDAREIGWPTGGGEIVLGKLSGRHGFKARLDELGYELTSDEFERAFAAFKELADKKAEIDDRDIEAIVGEERREEDNVFRLDLLQVSCGTQLVPTATVRLATPDGRTLVQTATGTGPVDATYRAINALAGVENELTEFSVKSVTEGIDANGEVFVRIERDGRSYTGRGVDTDIIVAAAKAVLQAINRLLYVHGRQDSQVRTNP; this is encoded by the coding sequence ATGGACAAGGTATTGATTTTCGACACATCGCTGCGCGACGGCGAGCAGTCGCCGGGCGTGGCGTTCAACGTGCGCGACAAGCTCGAGATCGCGCAGCAGCTCGAGCGCCTGGGGGTGGACATCATTGAGGCCGGCTTCCCCGCCAGTTCGCCCGGCGATATGGAAGCCGTGAAGGAAGTCGCGAAGGTCATCAAGACCTCGCGGCTGGCGGGGTTGGCCCGCGCGGTCAAGAACGACGTAGACGCCTGCTGGGAAGCCATCAAGGACGCGAAGTACCCGCGTATCCACGTCTTCCTCTCGTCGTCGGACATCCACTTGATGCACCAGCTCGTGAAGGACCGCGAGACCGTGCTCGAGATGGCCCGCACGATGGTGGCCAGGGCGAAAGGCTACACCGAGGACGTGGAGTTTAGCCCCATGGACTCGACGCGCTCGGAGCGAGAGTACGTCTACCGGATGCTGGAGCAGTGCATCGATGCCGGCGCGACGACCGTGAACATACCCGATACTGTCGGCTACACGACGCCGGAGGAGTTCAAGGAGTTCATCGAGGGCATCCTGGCCAACGTGAAGAACATCCACCGGGCGACGATTTCGGTGCACTGCCACAACGACCTTGGCCTCGCGGTCGCGAACAGCCTCGCGGCGGTAAAAGCCGGCGCCCGCCAGGTCGAGACCTGCATGAACGGCATCGGCGAGCGCGCGGGAAACGCCGCCCTCGAGGAAGTCGTGATGGCTATCAAGACGCGCGCCGACTTCTTCAACGTCGAAACCAACGTCAATACACGCGAGCTGTACCGGACTTCGCGCCTGGTGTCAGACCTGACAGGGATGGTGGTGCAGCCAAACAAGGCCATCGTGGGCGCGAATGCTTTCCGGCACCAGTCCGGTATCCATCAGGACGGAATCCTGAAGATGCGCGAGACTTACGAGATCATGGATGCGCGGGAGATCGGCTGGCCGACCGGCGGCGGCGAGATCGTTCTGGGGAAGCTATCGGGCCGCCACGGCTTCAAGGCCCGCCTGGACGAGCTCGGCTATGAGCTGACGTCGGACGAGTTCGAGCGCGCCTTCGCCGCTTTCAAGGAGCTAGCCGACAAGAAGGCCGAGATCGATGACCGCGACATCGAAGCCATCGTAGGCGAGGAGCGGCGCGAAGAGGACAACGTCTTCAGGCTCGACCTGCTGCAGGTGAGCTGCGGAACCCAATTGGTTCCCACCGCCACCGTACGCCTGGCGACGCCTGACGGCAGGACGCTGGTCCAGACCGCAACCGGCACCGGGCCTGTAGACGCTACCTATCGGGCGATTAACGCGCTCGCCGGGGTAGAGAACGAGCTCACGGAGTTCTCCGTCAAGAGCGTCACCGAAGGCATCGATGCTAACGGCGAGGTCTTCGTGCGCATCGAACGAGACGGCCGCTCGTACACG
- the rpsU gene encoding 30S ribosomal protein S21 — MAEVIVGEHESFESALKRFTKKVQQDGILAEARRREHYEKPSVKRKKKAAAKRRKSRKSSS; from the coding sequence TTGGCTGAAGTAATCGTTGGAGAACATGAGTCCTTCGAGTCCGCGCTCAAGCGGTTCACCAAGAAGGTCCAGCAAGACGGGATACTCGCTGAAGCGCGGCGCCGCGAACACTACGAGAAGCCCAGCGTAAAGAGGAAGAAGAAGGCCGCTGCCAAGCGCCGCAAGAGCCGCAAGTCCTCCTCCTGA
- the ilvN gene encoding acetolactate synthase small subunit — translation MPKSEHHTIVALVEDKPGVLNRIASKWRQRGFNIESLAVGHSETPGLSRMTFTVDGARHDIEQVTKQLYKVIEVVKIADITSEDIVARELALIKVAAGPQNRGEIIEIATLFRANIVDVSADSLIVEVTGTEDKIEKICELLQPYGIRELVRTGRVAMGRGGGSSVSVNGSGRLSAGTHGRYRSAGEGKPQVGSLL, via the coding sequence ATGCCGAAGTCTGAACACCACACAATCGTCGCCCTCGTCGAGGACAAGCCGGGCGTCCTGAACCGCATCGCCTCCAAGTGGCGGCAGCGCGGCTTCAACATCGAGTCCCTGGCCGTGGGCCATTCCGAGACCCCGGGGCTGTCGCGCATGACCTTCACCGTCGACGGCGCCCGCCACGACATCGAGCAGGTCACGAAGCAGCTCTACAAGGTGATCGAGGTCGTGAAAATCGCCGACATCACCTCAGAGGACATCGTCGCCCGTGAGTTGGCGCTGATCAAGGTCGCCGCCGGCCCGCAAAACCGCGGCGAGATTATCGAGATCGCCACCCTGTTCCGGGCCAACATCGTCGATGTGTCGGCCGACTCGTTGATCGTCGAGGTGACCGGCACCGAGGACAAGATCGAGAAGATCTGCGAGCTGCTGCAGCCGTACGGCATCAGAGAGCTCGTGCGCACGGGCCGGGTGGCCATGGGCCGCGGCGGCGGCTCCAGCGTCAGCGTCAACGGTTCCGGCCGCCTCTCCGCCGGCACGCACGGCCGCTATCGCAGCGCCGGCGAGGGCAAACCTCAGGTAGGGAGCCTGCTCTAG
- a CDS encoding DinB family protein — translation MSGQANVEPRVYRAGLALREGSVEAVVFDLPGCQCVASDREEALNLLPVVIAEHLAWLDQHGDVTRDAFPFQLDVVEEVEVDALTDIADGEFCFDDDRRPTTREEVETALRHMSYARADLLAAVRHLPDLVLDWVPPTGAVEVDRWAPAVRSVRGILDHIAGADGYYVRNVGSAPWAGPAGPQPGGLFEMRERVVQRLRTLSEADLAAEYRKRQPWQAAGFEHWTARKALRRIISHERFHTREIEQRLAWLLIGAPKLARVATGSRA, via the coding sequence GTGAGCGGTCAGGCGAACGTCGAGCCGAGGGTATACCGGGCAGGCCTGGCCCTCCGTGAGGGAAGCGTCGAGGCCGTTGTGTTCGACCTGCCGGGGTGTCAATGCGTGGCTTCGGACCGGGAGGAAGCGCTCAACTTGCTGCCCGTGGTCATTGCCGAGCACCTGGCCTGGCTAGACCAGCACGGTGACGTCACGCGCGACGCCTTCCCCTTTCAGCTCGACGTGGTGGAGGAGGTCGAAGTCGACGCGCTCACCGACATCGCCGACGGCGAGTTCTGCTTCGACGATGACAGGCGACCCACCACGCGCGAGGAGGTCGAGACGGCCCTGCGGCACATGTCCTACGCCCGCGCTGACCTCCTGGCCGCGGTACGCCACCTGCCCGATCTGGTGCTGGACTGGGTACCACCGACCGGCGCGGTCGAGGTGGACAGGTGGGCGCCGGCTGTGCGGAGCGTGCGCGGTATCCTCGACCACATCGCCGGCGCGGACGGGTACTACGTCCGGAACGTTGGCTCCGCGCCCTGGGCCGGGCCTGCAGGCCCGCAGCCCGGCGGCCTCTTCGAGATGAGAGAGCGCGTCGTCCAGCGGTTGCGCACGCTGAGCGAAGCAGACCTTGCTGCCGAGTACAGGAAGCGGCAGCCGTGGCAGGCTGCGGGCTTCGAGCACTGGACAGCGCGAAAGGCGCTGCGCCGGATCATCTCGCACGAGCGCTTCCACACCAGGGAGATCGAACAGCGACTGGCCTGGTTGCTGATCGGTGCGCCGAAGCTTGCCCGGGTCGCCACCGGGAGCAGGGCATGA
- a CDS encoding alcohol dehydrogenase catalytic domain-containing protein: MKACVFKGPGELAVLDVPDPEPGAGEVLLRTGATGLCHSDVRVFKGEKYARPGVIPGHEISGTIAAIGQGVTGLQAGQAVALCPIIACGVCEFCRVGKRNRCPQRVTLGYDENGGLAEYVLVPAPIVRLGHVFPLPAGLPLEQASLLEPAACVLNSLELLGVGGGTTLLLIGAGPMGLLHLVLARRLGAVVIASEPEEGRRAWARKLGAVDTIDPASQDLGARVKELTDGKGADVAVVTAGVGPAVASTLGAVRRQGYIGLFAGFPPQTIVNLDPNVIHYNELVLTGSQNATIDQYRRTLELLPSLPDLRQIVSHTFSIDQAPRAYETRLEHEGLKSEVVFSVRTP; the protein is encoded by the coding sequence ATGAAGGCCTGCGTCTTCAAGGGACCGGGTGAGCTAGCCGTCCTCGATGTCCCCGACCCCGAGCCCGGAGCGGGTGAGGTCCTCCTGCGCACCGGCGCTACCGGCCTCTGTCACTCGGACGTCCGTGTCTTCAAGGGCGAAAAGTACGCCCGTCCCGGCGTCATTCCCGGGCACGAGATCTCCGGCACGATTGCTGCCATTGGTCAGGGCGTGACGGGGCTCCAGGCCGGGCAGGCGGTAGCGCTCTGTCCCATCATCGCCTGCGGGGTGTGCGAGTTCTGTCGCGTGGGCAAGAGAAACCGCTGTCCGCAGCGGGTCACCCTGGGCTATGACGAAAACGGCGGGCTCGCCGAGTACGTCCTCGTACCGGCGCCGATCGTGCGCCTGGGGCACGTCTTTCCCTTGCCCGCGGGCCTTCCCCTGGAGCAGGCCTCCTTGCTGGAGCCGGCGGCCTGCGTCCTCAACTCGCTCGAGCTGCTCGGCGTGGGCGGAGGCACCACGCTGCTCCTCATCGGCGCCGGCCCCATGGGCCTGCTCCACCTGGTGCTGGCACGCCGGCTCGGCGCCGTGGTCATCGCCAGCGAGCCGGAGGAAGGGCGCCGGGCCTGGGCTCGCAAGCTCGGCGCTGTCGACACGATTGACCCGGCCTCCCAGGACCTCGGGGCGCGGGTCAAGGAGCTGACTGACGGCAAGGGCGCCGACGTGGCGGTCGTGACCGCTGGCGTGGGGCCGGCGGTCGCTTCCACTCTCGGGGCCGTACGCCGTCAGGGCTACATCGGCCTCTTCGCCGGGTTCCCGCCCCAGACCATCGTCAACCTTGACCCCAACGTCATCCACTACAACGAGCTGGTCCTGACCGGCTCCCAGAACGCCACCATCGACCAGTACCGGAGGACGCTGGAGCTACTGCCCTCGCTCCCTGACCTTCGCCAGATCGTGTCGCACACGTTCTCGATCGACCAGGCGCCCAGGGCGTACGAAACCCGCCTCGAGCATGAGGGGTTGAAGTCGGAAGTAGTGTTTTCCGTCCGGACACCTTGA
- the rpsT gene encoding 30S ribosomal protein S20, with protein MPKPSRKGISARKRLRQSLKRRQRNRSIKSKTRTLVGKAIAYIAADVANAESYVRQAISGLDRAAQKGVLHPNAAARSKSRLLKRFNLATANAVAAAATSPAAASEQPAPRRGATASAPKAEESPAKKAPPRRPKAEPKAETKTRTPRAKKTS; from the coding sequence TTGCCGAAGCCGAGCCGGAAAGGCATATCCGCCCGAAAGCGCCTGCGCCAGTCGCTCAAGCGCCGACAGAGAAACCGCTCGATCAAGAGCAAGACCAGGACCCTCGTAGGGAAGGCGATCGCGTACATTGCCGCCGATGTCGCCAACGCCGAAAGCTACGTCCGGCAGGCGATCAGCGGGCTTGACCGTGCAGCGCAAAAGGGCGTGCTCCACCCGAACGCCGCCGCGCGCAGCAAGTCGCGCCTGCTGAAGCGCTTCAACCTCGCGACAGCCAACGCGGTCGCCGCCGCGGCTACATCGCCTGCCGCCGCCTCTGAGCAGCCGGCGCCGCGCCGTGGCGCTACCGCGTCCGCTCCCAAGGCGGAGGAGAGCCCGGCGAAGAAGGCGCCGCCGCGACGGCCCAAGGCCGAGCCTAAGGCCGAGACCAAGACCAGGACTCCGCGGGCGAAGAAGACCAGCTAG
- a CDS encoding MBL fold metallo-hydrolase — translation MEITWLGQNCFRLRGREAVALTDPCPPSTGFKIGKVGADVVTISHDGAESNYRQAVQGEAKFVSAPGEYEIASILITGVRTRRDKKDGQVRNVAFVLDIDDIRVCHLGLVSQVPHADDVEQLVGCDVLLVPVGGGGALNARAAAEAVSLLEPKIVIPMRFKTAGATGDLEGVDRFLKEIGAESRAPEARLNVTKSSLPADTTVVVLEPRG, via the coding sequence GTGGAGATCACATGGCTTGGACAGAACTGTTTCCGCCTGCGTGGGCGGGAGGCGGTCGCGCTGACGGACCCGTGCCCGCCGTCGACCGGTTTCAAGATCGGCAAGGTCGGCGCCGATGTCGTGACCATTAGTCACGACGGCGCCGAGTCCAACTACAGACAAGCAGTCCAGGGCGAGGCCAAGTTCGTCTCAGCCCCCGGCGAATACGAGATCGCCAGCATCCTGATTACAGGCGTACGCACCCGCCGAGATAAGAAGGACGGCCAGGTACGGAACGTCGCCTTCGTCCTCGATATCGATGACATCCGCGTCTGTCACCTCGGGCTGGTCAGCCAGGTCCCACACGCCGACGATGTCGAACAGTTGGTCGGCTGCGATGTCCTCCTTGTTCCGGTGGGCGGCGGCGGCGCCCTCAACGCCCGCGCCGCCGCCGAAGCCGTAAGCCTGCTGGAGCCAAAGATCGTCATCCCCATGCGCTTCAAGACGGCGGGCGCCACCGGTGACCTGGAAGGAGTCGACCGTTTCCTGAAGGAGATCGGCGCCGAATCCAGGGCGCCGGAAGCGCGCCTCAACGTCACAAAGAGCAGCCTCCCTGCAGACACCACTGTCGTGGTCCTGGAGCCTCGCGGCTAA